In the genome of Colwellia sp. PAMC 21821, the window TGCACTCTTCGACATCAGGCTGATATACAAGGGACACTTAGGCATTAGCTCACTGGCAAATCTCATATCGCCTATACCAATATAGTGATTTGAGAGTGCAAAACTAATGTTGCAAAAGTGCTGCTCAAACCAAGACCAAAACGGCGATTGATTGTTCTCGTCACCATAACCACGCATTTCTGCCATTATTTTCGTGGAGAATCGCTGTTTGTGATTAGCCATAAACATAAAGCGAAAACGAGACAGGGCACGGCCGTTGCCGTTAACTCTGTGACTGTTTTTTAGATATAAAGAGCAAATCTCGGTGCTTGCGGCTAAATCTGTACACAGGGTTAACGTCTGGTGCTCTTTGCGAAGTTTCAGATGATCAGAGTTATGCACACACTGCTCAATGCGGTGGTGATATAGGGGCGTTGTTACACCGACTGAGGCCTCAATGCCACTCGTACCGACAACTTCTCCGTTAGATGTATCTTGCATTACAAACAGGTAACCCTGCTGACCTGGCTCAGTGATCTTGGCATCAAATGATTGCAGCGAATGTTTAATCCGCTCTTTGAGCACTCGCCTATCATCAGGAAAGGAGGTAAAACCATTGCCGGAGTCAATGGCTATCTGATGCAAAGCGTCAAAGTCATCTAGTGTGATAGGACGAATAATGATCATGACATCACCCTAGCTACTTGTTTGCTTTGCCCATTTATTGCGTCAAGTAAATCCGAATGACAATGTCGGTGCTTATCCAAGGTTATTTTCTTGGTAAAACTAACTAATACGATTTCATGCTGGTTCCTATTCCGAGTCGCTTTATCTTTAACTCGTTTAACATGAGTAGGAGCATAACTCTGCAGTACTACCTGATCATATAGTGCATGTTGTATTTCACTAAGGCTCGACATAACAGATCTTGTTGTTGAATGATGGTTGCCATTATCTTTTAAACACCTGTCAAATTTAAGTAGCATAACAGTCAATTTAATGTATTATTTTTTACAAAACGTCACACTTATATAGCAAAAGTTATTGAGGTATTACTATGATCACTGAAGCGGAAGAGAAACTTCTTACGGTCTTAAAGAAAGATGTTCGGGCCAGCATTTCAGATATTGCCCGAGAACTTAATCTTTCACGGGCGACCGTACATGTCCGAATTGAGAAACTTGAGCGAATTGGCGTTATTAAGGGTTATAGTTTGGAATTAGGAAAAAGTTATCTGAATAACTTTATTTCAGCACACGTTTCCATTGCGACCCAACAAGACAAATCATTGCAAGTCAGAGCGACTTTATTAAAAACCCTGGATATTACAGAGGTTCACTCAGTCAATGGGGAATATGATCTTATCGCCGTGATCAAAACGAAAACCTCAGAAAAACTCGATGATATTCTACATAAGATTGCCACAATTGATGGTGTATTACGTACTAATTCTTCGATAATACTGGCGACTAGATATTCTGATTAAAGCATAGAAGTGGCTGAAGCTAAAAAAATTCAAGCTCTTTAAGGTCGGTTTTACATATTTTTATTCGCTCTTTATTAAGTTGTAATTAAAATTTTTTGTTAATTTTTTGTGCCTTAATCGATCTAGGGGCTAAAGCTTCAAAAGAATATCAAAGGGGGGCAGGGTCTGACCTATCTCCACAAATAAACGATAAAAATCAATAAAATAATTTAAAAATCAGGGAACATTCATGACGTTTAGTGATCAGATCTATCGCCAAACAAATACAACCAGGAAACGCCATGAATGTCCGCTATATTTTGCATAAAACAGTTACGCTTGTCACTCATAAAATGCACATACCATTGGGTCAGGTCTTATCTTTTGCCCTTAAGCCGTATATTGAATGTAATGGCTTGATTTAGCTTTGAAAGTAAGCTGCTTCGTCTTAACCGAGGCATTTTTATAAGCTATGCTCGGTTTTGTGTTGTGAACGTTGTCGCATAGGCAAAATACAAGACCTGACCCCATTGCTTTTTAGGGTGCTCTGTTTATATACAGTTACCGTGCGTTTCCCGCTTTCTACATCGGGTTATTCAATGGTTGATAATAACATATTGAATATAAAAGATTGGTTATGTATATTGATTTGAATAAATATTCATTAGTCGGACTGTCTTGTTGATTTAAAGTGGGATCTGATCTGTCTAATACGCTGTTTTATACCATTAGATGTTTGGTTATAAAATTAGAAAGGATGCTCAATTGCAAAAAATAATCGAATTTAAAAGTAAAAACTTTTGGTCTAGCAAAGTTGATATTAATTCACTCAATACTAAAATTTCAGCGCTAAATAAAGATGGTTGGGTGATAAAATCTATAATACCTAATACGACTATATTTGGTGCTGTTATTTCATATACCTTAATGATCGAGTTATCTGACTAGCGTACTTGGCATATAACAATTAAACGGGTCAGGCCTTGTATCTTGCAATAGGGGGACTAATTCTTGAATAACGCTCAGGCAAGAACTTGCCTCAATACCTTATACTAATGAGGGTAGCAGCATTAAATCTTACTATGACTCAATTGACGCTGCACATTCCTAAATTGGTACCTGCGGGGTCAGGTTAGTTGAAATTCCTATTAGTTAAATGCTAATGGAATTAACGAGGACCCCCTCCAACTTAATCGTGGGTGATATTGCTCCTTGATATCTAATGACATTATAACGTTGTAATGTCATAGTGTTATTTAATGTTTGATGGGGACATTATCATGAGTAATTTATCAAAACGTTCTACTGTTTATTTTGAGCCTGAAATACATCAAGCTTTGAAAATTCGTGCGGCCTCCGCCCACTTATCCGTTTCAGAGTTGATAGATGAAGCTGTTCGTTTATTAATGCGTGAAGACCAAGAAGATTTAGCTGCTGTATCGGCAAGAGTTAATGAGCCTGATCTTTCATATGAAGCATTACTAAATGATTTGAAGTCACATGGAAAAATATAGAATTACGTTTAAAAAATCAGTGACTAAAGATTTACGGATTATTCCTAAAAACG includes:
- a CDS encoding Lrp/AsnC family transcriptional regulator; its protein translation is MITEAEEKLLTVLKKDVRASISDIARELNLSRATVHVRIEKLERIGVIKGYSLELGKSYLNNFISAHVSIATQQDKSLQVRATLLKTLDITEVHSVNGEYDLIAVIKTKTSEKLDDILHKIATIDGVLRTNSSIILATRYSD
- a CDS encoding ribbon-helix-helix domain-containing protein translates to MSNLSKRSTVYFEPEIHQALKIRAASAHLSVSELIDEAVRLLMREDQEDLAAVSARVNEPDLSYEALLNDLKSHGKI
- a CDS encoding arginine N-succinyltransferase — encoded protein: MIIIRPITLDDFDALHQIAIDSGNGFTSFPDDRRVLKERIKHSLQSFDAKITEPGQQGYLFVMQDTSNGEVVGTSGIEASVGVTTPLYHHRIEQCVHNSDHLKLRKEHQTLTLCTDLAASTEICSLYLKNSHRVNGNGRALSRFRFMFMANHKQRFSTKIMAEMRGYGDENNQSPFWSWFEQHFCNISFALSNHYIGIGDMRFASELMPKCPLYISLMSKSARDAINQVHPDTLPALALLEKEGFTSGDYIGVNDAGPAVICALEKIRTVMVSETKRVKISSVEPNQKKYIACNHKLSGFRAGQINLVLSREYVLITAEVAHALDVIDGDWVTLVEN